The segment AACACATCCCGGAGTGCAGTGGTAATATGACGAATGTCATTCTGAAAATCTCCTTTTTTATTCGTAACTTTAACTTGAATGAATACGGACGTTAAATATTCACGAAAAGAAATTCTGAATCTTCTTTCTGAAATTCCAGATCCGGAAATTCCTGTTATTAATATTCATGAGCTTGGGGTTTTGCGTGATGTTATTGTGAACGAAAAGGAAGTGGAAATAATTATTACTCCTACTTACTCCGGTTGCCCTGCAATGAAGCAAATCGAAAATGATATTGTGTCGAAACTAAAAGAAAACGGAATTGAAAATGTGAAAGTGAAATCGATTTTTTCTCCAGCGTGGACGACCGATTGGATTACCGATGAAGCAAAAGAAAAACTCAGAAAGTTTGGAATTGCTCCGCCAACTCAAAGAAAAGTGAAATGTCCGCACTGCAACTCCGAAAACACAGAAGTAATTTCTCAGTTTGGCTCAACGGCTTGCAAAGCGCTTTACCGGTGCAATGATTGCAAAGAGCCGTTTGATTATTTTAAATGTCATTAACGAGCGCCATCAAAAGCCGTTTTGTACTTGCGCATCTGGGGAATAATGCTCATCACAGGAATATCGGAATTGTTAACAACTTCCTGCGCAGTGGAACCAATGAACATGCGCGTAAAATTTGTTTCCTGCTGAGTCATAATAATCATAAGGTCACCGTCCACTTTATGCGCGTAATCAATAATGCACTGCGCAAGAGAATCTTCTCCTTTCACCGCTTTGATAATTTCAGCCGTGCATTCCACGCCTTGTTTCTGAATGAAAACTTTTACTTGCTCCAACTGGCGCGTAAGTTTGTTTACAATAAATTCATCGGTGCTTTGCAAAACAGAAACAACGCGAATGGCCGCTTTATATGAACCGAGTTTTGCTACTTCAATTGCCTGGCGAACTTTATCTCTCGTTTCTTTCGTAAGGTCGAGCGGAAGAACAATGTTCTTACATCCTTCGCGATGCGCTTTTCCCTTAATCGTAATCACCGGGCAATTTGCTTCCCGCACCACGCGCAGCGCATTCGAGCCGATAAAAAGTTTGCCGATTTTTTTTCTGCTGCTGCACCCCATAATAATCATCAGCGCACTGGTCAGATCGGCTACTTCAATTATTTTTTCATATGCTTTTCCGCGGGCAATCATTGTATCAACATGCATGTTGCTTTTCTTTTGCGTTTCTTCAGCAAGTTTGTCAAGTTTTTTTTGAATATCTTTTTTCATATCACTAATCATTTTTGCAGTAGCAATATTCAGAAATCCACTTTCTTCTATAACATACAGAAGAAGAATTTCGGCATTATATTCTCTTGCCAGATTATAAGATTGTCCGAGTGCAATTAATGATTGCTCAGAGAAATCAATCGGGACAAGGATTTCATTTTTAATTGACTTTGCCATAGGGATATAAATGTTGTTAGATTTGCATTTTGAATTGGGAGGCGAAAGTAGTAAAAATTTACAAAGTGAAAAAAATTCCATCTACGGAGTTAATTTTGAATGCTGGCGGGAGCATTTATCATTTGGCGCTTCTTCCCGAACAGCTTTCGAATGACATTATTATTGTAGGCGATCAAGGAAGAGTTCCATTGGTTTCGGAACATTTTGATTCTATTGAACACAAAGTTCAGAATCGGGAATTTGCTACGCATACGGGTATATATAAAGGTAAGCGTGTGAGCGTGATTTCTACCGGAATCGGAACAGACAACATAGATATTTTCATGAATGAAATTGATGCGCTTGCAAATGTTGATTTGAAGTCGCGCACTGTTAAAAAAAATAAAACTTCGCTGAACATTGTGCGCATCGGCACTTCGGGCGCTTTGCAAAAAGATATTGAAGTAGATTCGTTTGTAGCATCAGAATTCGGGCTTGGCTTGGATGGCTTGCTTCATTTTTATGATTCAAAAAAAGTAGATGAAAGCAAAATTTCAGAAGCATTTGTAAAACATGTGAAGTGGAATAAAAATCTTCCTTTTCCCTACGTAATAAAATCTTCGGAAAAACTTTTGAGAAAAATCGGGGAAGGAATGCAAAAGGGAATTACTGCAACTGCTCCTGGATTTTTTGCTCCTCAGGGAAGAGAATTGCGTCTATCTGCTTCTGTTAAAAATCTTGAAAAGAATTTTTCTTCTTTCGTATATAAAAATAATCGCATCGTGAATTTTGAAATGGAAACTTCCGCACTCTATGGATTATCAAAACTTTTAGGGCATAATGCCTGCACTGTTTGCGTGATTGTAGGGAACAGAATTACAAAAAACTTTTCCAAAGATTATCATCCTGCAATGACGTTTCTTATTAAAACGGTTCTGGAGCGATTAACTGCATAGTGTTAACATCTTTCACTTTTCCTTTTCGAAGATTTAATTTTTGAGCGGAACTTTGTAAAAAAGTTCGTATGGTTTTCTATGGATAAAA is part of the Bacteroidota bacterium genome and harbors:
- the paaJ gene encoding phenylacetate-CoA oxygenase subunit PaaJ; translation: MNTDVKYSRKEILNLLSEIPDPEIPVINIHELGVLRDVIVNEKEVEIIITPTYSGCPAMKQIENDIVSKLKENGIENVKVKSIFSPAWTTDWITDEAKEKLRKFGIAPPTQRKVKCPHCNSENTEVISQFGSTACKALYRCNDCKEPFDYFKCH
- a CDS encoding universal stress protein gives rise to the protein MAKSIKNEILVPIDFSEQSLIALGQSYNLAREYNAEILLLYVIEESGFLNIATAKMISDMKKDIQKKLDKLAEETQKKSNMHVDTMIARGKAYEKIIEVADLTSALMIIMGCSSRKKIGKLFIGSNALRVVREANCPVITIKGKAHREGCKNIVLPLDLTKETRDKVRQAIEVAKLGSYKAAIRVVSVLQSTDEFIVNKLTRQLEQVKVFIQKQGVECTAEIIKAVKGEDSLAQCIIDYAHKVDGDLMIIMTQQETNFTRMFIGSTAQEVVNNSDIPVMSIIPQMRKYKTAFDGAR
- a CDS encoding nucleoside phosphorylase: MKKIPSTELILNAGGSIYHLALLPEQLSNDIIIVGDQGRVPLVSEHFDSIEHKVQNREFATHTGIYKGKRVSVISTGIGTDNIDIFMNEIDALANVDLKSRTVKKNKTSLNIVRIGTSGALQKDIEVDSFVASEFGLGLDGLLHFYDSKKVDESKISEAFVKHVKWNKNLPFPYVIKSSEKLLRKIGEGMQKGITATAPGFFAPQGRELRLSASVKNLEKNFSSFVYKNNRIVNFEMETSALYGLSKLLGHNACTVCVIVGNRITKNFSKDYHPAMTFLIKTVLERLTA